The DNA window CGTGGACGACCGCCTGGGCGATTTCGTGGTCCGACCGGCCGTGGTCGGAGGATAGTTGCACCTTCATCTCATTGGCGACGCCCTTCACGCCGGAGAGGCGAAGGATCGTGCGTTCGGCCGTGCGCTTCTGAGCATAGCTGGGCACGTGGCCGCTGAGGGTAACAATGCCGTCTTTCACGGCCACGCCGATGTCGGCCGAGTCTAGGCTGGGTTCCCAGTCCAGCTCGTCCAGCACACGATTTCGGAGGTCCTTGTTCGATCGTTTGGTTGTCATGGTACGGAGAGAGGTTAGAGAACGGACGAAGCGTGTTGCAACAGAACAAGAAACGACGGGCCCGGGGGGGCTGCGATCTCAGATTCGGACTGAAGGCTGTAAGGACATGGAGGGAGATGCAGTCCGCCGCAGGAGGCTGGGCGGTGGGCTGAAGAGAGGCCTCCGAATGGGACGAACGGAGTCTCAATTGTTGAGTGTGAGAGTAGCCCCGAGCCCGAAAGACCAGTCGGCAGCTCCTTCCGACAGGCCGGAGCTCACCGTCGCGTTCACGCCCCATTCTCCCGTCGAGAAGCCCAGCCCCCCGTTTAGGGAGAGGGGCGGATCGATGCCTTCAATGACGGTTGTCGACCCAGAGAGGGAGGCCAATAACCCCCAGCGGCCCTCGAAAAACGTCTGTCCCACGGCCACGCTGTAGGTAGCCCCGTTCTCCAACGGAAGGTCGTCCAGGTCCCCGAGCCACCAGTACGTCCCCTCCACGAGCACAAACCAGGGGGACAGCATCCGCGATACGACCATCCCGATCCCACCGTCCCACGCTCCGGTGCTAAAGCCCGCGTCCACGTCGGCGAGGGGCGGCTTCAGCGTACCCGTGAGGCGAACGCCCCACTCCGTGGTGTCCGGGCGAACCACGGCCACCGACGCTCGAAGCAGCGGATCCCCGACCCCGGTCTGACGACTGGATCCGGTGTCGGGGAGAGGAACGGGGGAGCGGCGTCCGCGCTGCGGCCCGCGCCGTCCACTTCCCACCGCTGCGTGCTGTGGGCCGCCGGACGGCGTAAAGCCCCCGCCCGTGTATGACACCCACGGCGTGGTTTGGACAAGGAGGGGGATGCTCACACCAGCCTGAAGTCGTCCCTGGGTGAGGCCCAGGTCTGTCGTCCACGCGAACACGTCCGTCGACTCCGTGAAGATGTAGTCGCCTCTCGAATACTGCCCGGAGGTGCTCACCGTGACCTGCTGCGCGACGGCAGAGGAGACGAACCCGCCGGCTCCGCACAGAAGCATAGCACTCAGAAGAACGGTTGCCATCCGCACCCGGACGATGGGTCGCTGCATGATGATTCGTCTCGTGAGAGAATGTTGGTGATTAGTACGAGTGGGGCTACTGGAAGACGCGGGCACAAAGATTTGAGGAAGTCTAACACTAAGACATGATCCCTTTTCGTCGCTCCAAGCTTGACTTGGAGCCCATCCAGCCGGGTGGGGAGGCCTCTATGATGATTGGATAGGCTCTGGCAATCTAGATTGCCCAGATCAAGTTTGGACATCTGAGATGCTGGCCATCTAGATGCTGGGAATCTCAGATTCCCTGGAGCGACGATGGAATGATTCACTGGCGTTGGGATGCTATTCCATGTGCATTCA is part of the Salinibacter sp. 10B genome and encodes:
- a CDS encoding transporter, giving the protein MQRPIVRVRMATVLLSAMLLCGAGGFVSSAVAQQVTVSTSGQYSRGDYIFTESTDVFAWTTDLGLTQGRLQAGVSIPLLVQTTPWVSYTGGGFTPSGGPQHAAVGSGRRGPQRGRRSPVPLPDTGSSRQTGVGDPLLRASVAVVRPDTTEWGVRLTGTLKPPLADVDAGFSTGAWDGGIGMVVSRMLSPWFVLVEGTYWWLGDLDDLPLENGATYSVAVGQTFFEGRWGLLASLSGSTTVIEGIDPPLSLNGGLGFSTGEWGVNATVSSGLSEGAADWSFGLGATLTLNN